The sequence CGTCAGACAAGAACGACGAATTAGTTCCAAGGTGAGCGCCTCGCCACGCGATAACGGACTCCCTGCTGCCTAACAATTTAGCCGAATGTGCCACCACGCCAGTGTGCCCCTCGCCCTCTAAATGGGTATACACGTCCATGCTCCTACCGTGTATTTATGGTGTGGTCTCCGATTGTGGGTAAACACGTCACTGTATCAGGGGGTTAATAGCACCACTAACAGTGCATCGGCAAAATGCTCCACACGTGGACTCAGACAGCAGACTGGACCCATTCGAGAATGCATAACTAAGACGGCAGGAGTCAGTGCCTTCCATCTGTAATAAGCGCCACCACTCCCTTGTCTGGCTACAGCGTCAGCTGGTGCTCGTACCTGTGAAGCAGCGATTTGATTTGGATTCCACATTCCTTGTTTCGTGCAGACCAGCGACCACTGAATGAGGCGCTGAGATCTGCCTCATCGGTGCAAATGCATATCATTCGCAGAGCTTGTATTGCTGCCATGTAACGCGCAGAATCTCTAGCGGGCACTCCAGAGTAATTCAGTTCACGGCTGGAGCTTGAGGAatgcgccctcgcgcttttctcttctgcccGTCTCCGCACCGTCGTTATGGCCTCCATCAAAGCTTCAGCCGCCTCAGCGTCCATGACAAGGACGGACGCTTTCTGCATTTTGGAAACCCATCGCCGACTATGGGAATCAGAACGACGTATGCAGGATTTACTGGTGGTATCCGGATCGCCGTTACTGTGCAAGCACGCTAGCTTCTCCCACAGCTGAAGCGCTTTCTCCTCGAGTTCTTCCTCCCGTGCCGCAGCGAGTGCGGCCTTGACCTGAGCCGCTTGCCGCTCACCAAGAAGGCCAGGACTTCTGACgtgcctgcctctgctgaACGAGCTCAAATGTCCCGATGAATCGCCTCCTCCAGAGAGTAGCGCGTGACGCTCCTCGGGCTGCTGTGGCAGTTTTTGATGCTCCGGCAGACGGTCCTGCAGTCTCTGCAACCGTAAAGGTAACGGTAAAGAACTGTCTTGAGCCAGTCGGTCCGATGCTGAAAACACGGAcaccgcgctgccggcggccaCAGCTGGGAGTGCAGCGGCAACGAGGCCTTTTGGAGCGCATAGCATCCTCATACTAGCTGGGCCGCCACTGCCGTTTCGCTCAAGACCGGACGACGCGATCTGGAGAACGACAACGTGGTCGTCAGGCGTCAATTCGAGGAGCTCTTTGTTCCTCGTGACCTGGTCTGCCACGGCCTTATGGGAATATACGACTGCCCTTGGAGCGTGGGCCGCTGCCCCCTGAAAAAAGTGAACAGCTGGAGAAGCCCGTTCACTGGTGTGTTCCTTCGTTGCTTCGGAAGACAGGGGCGCAGTCTCCTGGTCTCTGCTACAGAGAGAGTCGGGGATCTCCACAAGTTTCCACCGTGTCGTATTCCGGCCCTTACGGCTTGAGTCGTGAAGGACGTCGGGGACATACGCCTTCACCTCCCATTTCTTCTTCCGAGAGTGCCCGCTCTCACTGTGCGCCTGAACGTGCCCCTCTCCAGGCGATCCTGGACACGTCCTCAGGATGCACACCGGAATGGACAGCTTGGCGGCGACTTCCgtggcggccggcgccactTCGGGTGTCGCGACTAAGAGGCGACACTGACTCTCCGAGATCTGATATTCCCACAGCCGCGTGTACCGCTC is a genomic window of Besnoitia besnoiti strain Bb-Ger1 chromosome IV, whole genome shotgun sequence containing:
- a CDS encoding hypothetical protein (encoded by transcript BESB_051690): MSCPTSQLRRAAGLRPFPTMQYCASAAVATRRCFLPPIQIAQPEFRGGCASESASASAWRSNERHVAGARPAVAASAHRRSVAGGNGRSIATLVQKALHDQNERLLDPNGFGQRVTYNETADHARAISEALQAAASYLRVPLSGSSARGHNRRDDSASGNAHASGPDSGKRVNVGLIVPPSSAAIVAHLLGVWQCGSVGLLLPFPEAEGLAVVADSASAAAASAANAAVLFGRGGQTLHTYTPDALVQGNTAPSTYSKTFNPNSLPHLVTQKHAPTEGNLERYTRLWEYQISESQCRLLVATPEVAPAATEVAAKLSIPVCILRTCPGSPGEGHVQAHSESGHSRKKKWEVKAYVPDVLHDSSRKGRNTTRWKLVEIPDSLCSRDQETAPLSSEATKEHTSERASPAVHFFQGAAAHAPRAVVYSHKAVADQVTRNKELLELTPDDHVVVLQIASSGLERNGSGGPASMRMLCAPKGLVAAALPAVAAGSAVSVFSASDRLAQDSSLPLPLRLQRLQDRLPEHQKLPQQPEERHALLSGGGDSSGHLSSFSRGRHVRSPGLLGERQAAQVKAALAAAREEELEEKALQLWEKLACLHSNGDPDTTSKSCIRRSDSHSRRWVSKMQKASVLVMDAEAAEALMEAITTVRRRAEEKSARAHSSSSSRELNYSGVPARDSARYMAAIQALRMICICTDEADLSASFSGRWSARNKECGIQIKSLLHRWQSLAGSETRVLHLCSLTETGLLTVAQPTHAAGPSDTRSAFADPVNSLRATEEDSQAQSKAGAGREVENYCGFVAPGVNVEIDKETSQLRVRSTHLAMGFHGRPRSTLESFGTDGVFRSSFGASLEEPSTSLTGDDIGRSDQYIELFNNCFRLPAWLYRIPP